The Pseudomonas asiatica genome has a segment encoding these proteins:
- a CDS encoding two-component system sensor histidine kinase NtrB, giving the protein MVSADCLDHPVMPAHRYEQLVQSVVDYAIYMLDPSGHVVSWNAGAQRIKGYRADEVIGQHFSLFFTPQDCTEGRPERLLRQALEQGVAQDEGWRVRKDGTQFWALAALDVIRDDQGQVVGLAKVTRDITDRRESALQLDAVRAQLFQAQKLEALGQLTGGLAHDFNNMLTIIISSARLALATQDPARAQRMLQHILDAGQRGTELTQQLLSFARHRKLDVSCVAPANLIAATRGLLEHALPGSIDLEVVLQPDLPLIEVDAGQLQMVLLNLLFNARDAITGQGRIGLTVDVVELAGEVEGLHGGFVRFEVEDSGEGIAPAVLPRIFEPFFTTKPFGKGTGLGLSQVYGFARQSGGAICVDSEPGRGTCMQLYLPIYQQADSQLDR; this is encoded by the coding sequence ATGGTTTCAGCTGACTGCCTCGACCACCCTGTCATGCCTGCCCACCGCTATGAACAGCTGGTTCAGTCGGTGGTGGATTACGCCATCTACATGCTCGACCCGTCCGGCCATGTGGTGTCGTGGAACGCAGGCGCGCAACGCATCAAGGGGTACCGTGCCGATGAAGTGATCGGCCAGCATTTCTCGTTGTTCTTCACCCCGCAGGATTGCACCGAAGGCCGCCCGGAGCGCTTGTTGCGCCAGGCGCTGGAGCAGGGCGTGGCGCAGGATGAAGGTTGGCGCGTACGCAAGGATGGCACGCAGTTCTGGGCGCTGGCCGCGCTGGATGTGATTCGCGATGACCAGGGCCAGGTCGTCGGCCTGGCCAAGGTGACCCGGGACATCACCGACCGCCGCGAGTCGGCGCTGCAACTGGACGCGGTACGCGCCCAGCTGTTCCAGGCACAGAAGCTGGAGGCCCTCGGTCAGTTGACCGGTGGCCTGGCGCATGACTTCAACAACATGCTTACCATCATCATCAGCTCGGCGCGCCTGGCGCTGGCCACACAGGACCCGGCACGCGCCCAGCGCATGCTGCAGCATATTCTGGATGCCGGGCAGCGGGGTACCGAACTGACCCAGCAGCTGCTCAGCTTTGCCCGCCACCGCAAGCTTGATGTGTCTTGCGTCGCCCCGGCGAACCTTATTGCCGCCACCCGTGGTCTACTGGAGCATGCGCTGCCCGGTTCGATTGACCTGGAGGTTGTGCTGCAGCCAGACCTGCCCCTGATCGAGGTGGATGCCGGGCAATTGCAGATGGTGCTGCTCAATCTGTTGTTCAATGCCCGCGATGCCATCACGGGGCAGGGCCGGATCGGCTTGACCGTCGATGTGGTCGAACTGGCCGGCGAGGTGGAAGGCCTGCACGGCGGGTTTGTGCGTTTCGAGGTGGAAGACAGCGGCGAGGGCATCGCGCCAGCGGTACTGCCGCGGATCTTCGAACCGTTTTTCACCACCAAGCCCTTTGGCAAGGGGACTGGCCTGGGCCTTAGCCAGGTGTATGGTTTTGCCAGGCAGAGCGGTGGTGCCATTTGCGTGGACAGTGAGCCCGGCCGGGGAACTTGCATGCAACTTTACTTGCCAATCTATCAGCAG
- a CDS encoding DoxX family protein, giving the protein MRYSLFDGQRDIIILIARVLLMILFVLSGWGKLTGFEGTVGYMTSLGAPAPMLAAAVAVLMEFVVGILLILGFYTRPLAFLLALFVLGTALLGHPFWSMVDPERSANMTQFLKNLSIMGGLLMLAVSGPGRFSVDGR; this is encoded by the coding sequence ATGCGCTACTCCCTGTTCGATGGTCAACGCGACATCATTATCCTGATTGCCCGTGTGCTGCTGATGATCCTGTTCGTCTTGTCTGGCTGGGGCAAGCTGACCGGGTTCGAAGGCACGGTCGGCTACATGACTTCACTGGGCGCCCCTGCCCCCATGCTGGCAGCGGCAGTTGCCGTGCTCATGGAGTTCGTCGTCGGCATACTGCTGATCCTCGGTTTCTACACCCGGCCGCTGGCCTTCCTGCTGGCGCTGTTCGTGCTGGGCACGGCGCTGCTGGGTCACCCGTTCTGGAGCATGGTCGACCCTGAGCGCAGCGCCAACATGACCCAGTTCCTGAAAAACCTCAGCATCATGGGCGGCCTGTTGATGCTGGCAGTGAGCGGCCCAGGGCGTTTCTCGGTAGACGGGCGCTGA
- the adhP gene encoding alcohol dehydrogenase AdhP, translating into MKAAVVAPGRRVDVVEKTLRPLEHGEALLKMQCCGVCHTDLHVKNGDFGDKTGVVLGHEGIGVVQAVGPGVTSLKPGDRASVAWFYQGCGHCEYCNSGNETLCREVKNSGYTVDGGMAEACIVKADYSVKVPDGLDSAAASSITCAGVTTYKAVKISNIRPGQWIAIYGLGGLGNLALQYAKNVFNAKVIAIDVNEEQLRFASEMGADLVINSRTEDAAKVIQAKTGGAHAAVVTAVAKAAFNSAVDALRAGGRLVAVGLPSEAMNLNIPRLVLDGIEVIGSLVGTRQDLQEAFQFAAEGKVVPKVTLRPIEDINQIFEEMLEGKIKGRMVIQFEG; encoded by the coding sequence ATGAAAGCTGCTGTTGTTGCACCAGGCCGTCGCGTGGATGTGGTGGAGAAAACCCTGCGCCCCCTCGAGCACGGTGAAGCGCTGCTGAAGATGCAATGCTGCGGTGTGTGCCACACCGACCTGCATGTGAAAAATGGCGACTTCGGTGACAAGACCGGTGTGGTGCTAGGTCACGAAGGCATCGGCGTGGTCCAGGCAGTAGGGCCAGGCGTCACCTCGCTCAAACCGGGCGACCGCGCCAGCGTGGCCTGGTTCTACCAGGGCTGCGGGCATTGCGAGTATTGCAACAGCGGCAACGAAACCCTGTGCCGCGAAGTGAAGAACTCCGGCTACACCGTGGACGGCGGCATGGCCGAAGCCTGCATCGTCAAGGCCGACTACTCGGTAAAAGTGCCCGACGGGCTCGACTCCGCTGCCGCCAGCAGCATTACCTGCGCCGGCGTGACCACCTACAAGGCGGTGAAGATCTCCAACATCCGCCCCGGCCAATGGATCGCCATCTACGGCCTCGGCGGCCTGGGCAACCTTGCCCTGCAATACGCCAAGAACGTCTTCAACGCCAAAGTGATCGCCATCGACGTCAACGAAGAGCAACTGCGCTTCGCCAGCGAGATGGGCGCCGACCTGGTCATCAATTCACGCACCGAGGATGCCGCCAAGGTCATCCAGGCCAAGACCGGTGGCGCCCATGCCGCCGTGGTTACCGCCGTTGCCAAGGCTGCCTTCAACTCGGCCGTTGATGCCCTGCGTGCGGGTGGCCGCCTGGTTGCGGTCGGCCTGCCTTCGGAAGCGATGAACCTGAATATCCCTCGTTTGGTGCTGGACGGTATCGAGGTGATCGGCTCGCTGGTCGGTACCCGCCAGGACCTGCAGGAAGCTTTCCAGTTTGCGGCGGAAGGGAAAGTGGTGCCGAAGGTGACCTTGCGGCCGATCGAGGATATCAACCAGATCTTCGAAGAGATGCTGGAGGGCAAGATCAAAGGGCGGATGGTGATTCAGTTCGAGGGGTGA
- a CDS encoding aldose 1-epimerase family protein → MPLLKFFVALGALSAASHTMAWDYVLLDTDKAAQNWQITSQQLGIKTDKPFSVTLRTLHGGRQEGVSIVDIDNGTMKLSVVPTRGMNVLQASVGNVRMGWDSPVKEVVNPSFIELNGRNGLGWLEGFNELVARCGYEWVGHPGVDNGELLTLHGRAANIPANKVTLHIDEKPPYAISLRGELKEQAFKKVDFSVVTELVTEPGSVMFALNDTLTNNGDYPKEYQALYHSNFSTPFLEQGARFAAPVKQVSPFNDKAREDLADWQTYRAPTKDYDETVYNVVPYADAQGNTLAVLHDKAGSLGVSVGFDTRTLPVFSLWKNTDTQGQGYVTGLEPGTSFSYNRRYQRPLNLVPTIGPKEHRQFHISYSLLADKVAVDKALKQVGEIQGGRETEVRQTPLVDLTKG, encoded by the coding sequence ATGCCCCTCCTCAAATTCTTCGTTGCTCTCGGCGCCCTGTCCGCAGCCTCCCACACCATGGCCTGGGATTACGTTCTGCTCGACACAGACAAAGCCGCCCAGAATTGGCAGATCACCAGCCAGCAACTTGGCATAAAAACCGACAAGCCCTTCAGCGTTACCTTGCGCACTTTGCACGGAGGCCGGCAAGAGGGTGTCAGCATCGTCGACATCGATAACGGTACGATGAAACTTTCGGTAGTGCCGACCCGCGGAATGAACGTCTTGCAGGCGTCGGTCGGCAATGTGCGCATGGGCTGGGATTCGCCGGTCAAGGAAGTGGTCAACCCGTCCTTCATCGAACTCAATGGGCGCAATGGTCTGGGCTGGCTGGAGGGCTTCAACGAACTGGTCGCCCGCTGCGGTTACGAATGGGTCGGCCACCCCGGCGTCGACAATGGCGAGCTGCTGACCCTGCACGGTCGGGCCGCCAACATACCTGCGAACAAAGTCACCCTGCACATCGATGAGAAACCACCATACGCCATCAGCCTGCGTGGCGAACTGAAAGAGCAGGCGTTCAAGAAGGTCGACTTCTCCGTCGTGACTGAATTGGTCACCGAACCGGGCAGCGTGATGTTCGCCCTCAACGATACCCTGACCAACAACGGCGATTATCCGAAGGAATACCAGGCGCTGTATCACAGTAACTTCAGCACCCCGTTTCTGGAGCAGGGCGCTCGGTTCGCCGCGCCAGTGAAACAGGTGTCGCCGTTCAACGACAAGGCAAGGGAAGATCTGGCCGATTGGCAAACCTACCGAGCGCCCACCAAGGACTATGACGAAACGGTTTATAACGTGGTGCCGTATGCCGATGCCCAGGGCAATACGTTGGCCGTGTTGCATGACAAGGCTGGCAGTCTGGGCGTTTCGGTCGGCTTCGATACTCGGACATTGCCTGTATTTTCACTGTGGAAAAATACCGATACCCAAGGCCAGGGTTATGTGACCGGGCTCGAGCCGGGGACGAGTTTTTCCTACAACCGCCGTTACCAGCGGCCACTGAACCTGGTGCCGACAATCGGACCGAAGGAACACAGGCAGTTCCACATCAGCTACAGCTTGTTGGCGGACAAGGTGGCAGTGGACAAGGCCTTGAAGCAGGTTGGCGAGATACAAGGAGGGCGCGAAACCGAGGTGCGGCAGACGCCATTGGTTGATCTGACCAAGGGGTAA
- a CDS encoding LysR substrate-binding domain-containing protein: MPDGFPDLPSLNALRVFEVVARRLNFRVAAEELGVTQAAVAQQIRGLEASLDLRLFERLPRGLALTDAGLGYSGSIRSALAMIDEATRLLRPQTSHLTVSVTPTFASKWLIPRLGNFAQSHPDIDLRVLATDRLSHFSTDGVDIAVRYGKPEFGAGLNSELLMEQRIVAVASPRLFEGSEIPASFAQLQDFVMLHDAHNFWPQFLAELFPHHLQPTARNLRFNQTSLAIEAAISGQGIALASPAFVGDDIAAGRLMQVFTQQLRVDKSFYLVWPRKMKQPDSLSVVQHWLKQQAVDS, encoded by the coding sequence ATGCCAGACGGTTTCCCTGATTTGCCCTCGCTGAACGCGTTGCGTGTTTTTGAAGTGGTGGCTCGCCGCTTGAACTTCCGTGTGGCTGCCGAGGAGCTGGGCGTGACCCAGGCGGCAGTTGCCCAGCAGATACGCGGGCTGGAGGCGAGCCTGGATCTGCGTTTGTTTGAACGCCTGCCCCGTGGCTTGGCGTTGACTGATGCGGGCCTGGGCTACAGCGGAAGCATTCGCAGTGCACTGGCCATGATCGACGAGGCAACACGCCTGCTTCGGCCGCAGACTTCTCACCTGACAGTCAGCGTTACACCTACCTTCGCCTCGAAATGGCTGATTCCCAGGCTCGGCAATTTTGCGCAGAGCCACCCAGACATCGATTTGCGTGTGCTGGCAACCGACCGGCTGTCGCACTTCAGCACCGATGGTGTGGATATCGCTGTCCGCTATGGCAAGCCCGAGTTCGGAGCAGGTTTGAATAGCGAGCTGCTGATGGAGCAGCGAATCGTTGCGGTGGCCAGCCCAAGGCTGTTCGAAGGCAGTGAAATACCTGCCAGCTTTGCGCAGTTGCAGGATTTCGTCATGTTGCACGATGCCCATAATTTCTGGCCTCAGTTCCTGGCAGAGCTGTTCCCGCATCACCTGCAACCCACAGCCAGAAATCTGCGCTTCAATCAGACCTCATTGGCCATTGAAGCGGCAATCAGCGGCCAGGGCATTGCCTTGGCCAGCCCTGCGTTCGTCGGTGATGACATTGCCGCAGGCCGACTGATGCAGGTTTTTACCCAGCAACTCAGGGTCGACAAGTCGTTTTATCTGGTCTGGCC